From a single Opitutaceae bacterium genomic region:
- a CDS encoding PmoA family protein, with product MPLPAEDSGNVPEIGLDAGDGLAMTEQDGVVTVKIGGRLFTRYRPDLAARPFFFPILLDGRIPLTRGWPVDPGPDDEEDHRHHRGLWFTHGSVNGLDFWTEGKGPRIVQESLELGEDGFRTVDSWRDAESNPVCRDIRNHRFRLLENGVLLDIEVELFAGEAPLILGDTKEGTMAIRVAPSMRVKGPVAQGTIETSTGLKDGAAWGKRSAWVDYSGPVEGEWVGVAIFDHPDNPRHPTWWHVRDYGLFAANPFGVHDFENAPPGTGDLSIPAGGSVRFRYRFFFHHGDSESAGVAAQYSLYTESIHENP from the coding sequence ATGCCACTGCCCGCGGAAGATTCAGGGAATGTGCCTGAAATCGGGCTCGATGCCGGTGACGGTCTTGCGATGACGGAGCAGGACGGGGTGGTTACCGTGAAGATCGGGGGCCGTCTCTTCACCCGCTATCGGCCCGACCTGGCGGCGCGCCCGTTCTTTTTTCCCATTCTGCTGGATGGTCGTATTCCCCTGACCCGCGGTTGGCCGGTCGACCCCGGGCCGGACGACGAGGAGGATCATCGGCATCACCGCGGCCTCTGGTTCACTCACGGATCGGTCAATGGCCTTGATTTCTGGACCGAGGGAAAGGGGCCGCGAATTGTTCAGGAGTCCCTTGAGCTTGGTGAGGATGGTTTCCGCACCGTCGATTCCTGGCGGGACGCCGAGAGCAATCCGGTATGTCGCGATATCCGGAACCACCGATTCCGCCTGCTCGAGAACGGAGTGCTTCTCGATATCGAAGTGGAACTGTTCGCCGGTGAAGCCCCGCTGATCCTTGGGGATACCAAGGAGGGCACGATGGCCATCCGCGTCGCTCCGAGCATGCGGGTGAAAGGTCCGGTTGCGCAGGGTACGATCGAGACCAGCACCGGACTGAAGGATGGTGCGGCCTGGGGTAAGCGGTCGGCCTGGGTGGACTATTCGGGTCCGGTTGAAGGGGAGTGGGTCGGGGTGGCGATCTTTGATCACCCGGACAACCCCCGGCACCCGACCTGGTGGCACGTGCGCGATTACGGGCTCTTTGCGGCCAATCCGTTCGGGGTGCATGATTTCGAGAATGCGCCGCCCGGGACGGGCGACCTATCCATTCCGGCCGGCGGGTCCGTGCGATTCCGCTATCGGTTTTTCTTTCACCACGGCGACTCGGAATCGGCCGGCGTTGCCGCTCAATACAGTCTTTATACTGAATCAATCCATGAAAACCCCTGA
- a CDS encoding sugar phosphate isomerase/epimerase: MKATLVSGEYPWQVALRPQGIKLIDNLDVVFHALTNAGIDGWEGFVPDEKEAGTLSTLLAKHSLSMPSAYANLRLHEPDSDRVIAETIASIPRLRKLGVRFLEVNPEPIAWGSPLDKDDAQLRRQAINLQALGIQLLAGEIELCYHTHDPEMRQSAREFHHMLQATDPMVVGFNLDPHWIYRGCGNSQIALEDILDLYGDRIRTVHLRQSIGGIWSETLGEGDLDYEPIIDVLKAIDFDGVLVLEQAAEPGTPETMPMAERERLNAAWARKVFGL, from the coding sequence ATGAAGGCGACACTCGTATCCGGAGAATATCCCTGGCAAGTGGCCCTGAGGCCTCAGGGAATCAAGCTCATCGACAATCTCGACGTGGTTTTCCACGCGCTCACCAACGCGGGAATCGACGGCTGGGAAGGGTTCGTCCCGGATGAAAAGGAGGCCGGGACCTTGTCGACCCTGTTGGCAAAGCATTCGCTCAGCATGCCGTCCGCTTACGCCAACCTCCGACTGCATGAGCCGGATTCGGACCGGGTCATCGCCGAGACAATAGCCTCAATCCCCAGACTCAGGAAACTCGGTGTCCGTTTCCTCGAAGTCAATCCCGAGCCCATCGCCTGGGGCAGCCCGCTCGACAAGGACGATGCCCAGTTGCGAAGGCAGGCCATCAATCTGCAGGCGCTCGGCATCCAGTTGCTCGCTGGGGAAATCGAACTCTGTTACCACACCCACGACCCCGAAATGCGTCAGAGCGCGCGCGAGTTTCACCATATGCTCCAGGCGACCGACCCCATGGTGGTCGGCTTCAATCTCGATCCCCATTGGATCTACCGGGGTTGCGGCAACAGCCAGATCGCCCTCGAGGACATCCTCGACCTTTACGGGGATCGAATCCGCACGGTTCATTTGCGACAATCAATCGGCGGGATCTGGTCGGAAACCCTCGGAGAGGGCGACCTCGACTATGAACCCATAATCGATGTGCTTAAAGCGATCGACTTCGACGGAGTCCTCGTCCTCGAACAGGCTGCAGAGCCGGGCACCCCGGAAACCATGCCGATGGCGGAGCGCGAGCGCCTGAACGCCGCCTGGGCCCGCAAGGTCTTTGGCCTCTGA